Proteins found in one Synechococcus sp. LA31 genomic segment:
- a CDS encoding (Fe-S)-binding protein: MTDLPHDPCVHCGFCLPTCASYRVLGTEMDSPRGRIHTLKAIEAGELELDATTASHFDSCLGCFACVSACPSGVRYDVLIEATRPKLNAPELRTPTQRAFRQLLFALLPYPGRLRAALAPLRSYAGTPLQALIRRSGLLRLLGPQLQAMEQLLPPLAPAAFRDGYPLVVPARGERRARVGFVLGCVQRLFDPQVNAATLDVLTANGVEVVIPPAQGCCGAVTHHQGELEQTRDLAQALIDSFDAVVGPGKPAGAEPLDAVLVAASGCGHTLKHYGQVLDHEPGRAFASQVRDVHQFLAELGLSDTFKAGLKPLHHSDGEPASAERPVVVAYHDACHMLHGQGISAEPRALLRAIPHLQLREATEAGVCCGSAGIYNLVQPDEAAALGEIKAADLSGTGAALVASANIGCTMQLRRHLGDGPPVAHPVELLLAASKRS, encoded by the coding sequence ATGACTGACCTGCCACACGACCCGTGCGTTCATTGCGGCTTCTGTCTGCCCACATGTGCCAGCTACCGGGTGCTGGGCACCGAGATGGATTCACCGCGTGGCCGGATTCACACCCTCAAGGCGATCGAAGCTGGCGAACTGGAGCTGGATGCCACCACCGCCAGCCATTTCGATAGCTGCCTGGGCTGCTTCGCCTGCGTGAGTGCCTGCCCCTCAGGGGTGCGCTACGACGTGCTGATCGAGGCCACCCGGCCCAAACTGAATGCGCCTGAGCTGCGCACGCCAACCCAGCGGGCTTTTCGGCAGCTGCTGTTTGCCCTGCTCCCCTACCCAGGGCGGCTGCGGGCAGCTCTGGCGCCGCTGCGGTCTTATGCGGGAACACCTCTGCAGGCGTTGATCCGGCGCTCGGGCTTGCTGCGGCTACTGGGACCTCAGCTGCAAGCGATGGAGCAGCTGTTACCGCCGCTTGCACCAGCGGCCTTCCGCGATGGCTACCCCCTCGTGGTGCCCGCCCGCGGTGAACGGCGTGCCCGTGTGGGCTTCGTGCTCGGCTGCGTGCAACGGTTGTTCGATCCCCAAGTGAACGCCGCCACCCTGGATGTGCTGACGGCCAATGGAGTGGAGGTGGTGATCCCACCGGCCCAGGGATGCTGCGGCGCCGTGACGCATCACCAGGGAGAACTGGAGCAGACCCGCGATCTGGCCCAAGCCTTGATCGATAGCTTCGACGCTGTGGTGGGGCCCGGCAAACCAGCCGGAGCGGAACCGCTCGATGCGGTGCTGGTGGCCGCGTCCGGCTGCGGCCATACCCTTAAGCATTACGGCCAGGTGCTGGACCACGAGCCAGGCCGAGCCTTTGCATCCCAAGTGCGGGACGTTCATCAATTCCTGGCGGAGCTGGGGCTGAGCGACACCTTCAAGGCAGGGCTCAAGCCCCTGCATCACAGCGACGGCGAGCCGGCCAGCGCCGAGCGACCTGTGGTGGTGGCGTATCACGATGCTTGCCACATGCTGCACGGCCAGGGCATCAGCGCCGAACCTCGCGCCCTGTTGCGCGCCATTCCTCACCTGCAGCTGCGCGAAGCCACGGAAGCGGGCGTGTGCTGCGGCAGCGCCGGGATCTACAACCTGGTGCAACCGGACGAGGCCGCTGCCCTTGGTGAGATCAAGGCTGCCGATCTCAGTGGCACCGGGGCGGCACTGGTGGCCAGCGCCAATATCGGCTGCACGATGCAGCTGCGCCGGCACCTGGGCGATGGTCCCCCGGTGGCACACCCCGTGGAGCTGCTGCTCGCCGCCTCCAAGCGGTCTTGA
- a CDS encoding APC family permease yields the protein MLGLAFGLAGSVGGTIGAGILRTPGLVATQLGTPSLVLGAWLLGGIYALMGAICIAELAASLPRAGGWYVYAEQAFGRRAGWLVGFTDWLAHCIGLAWVATTVGELVSELMPWPAQAIGLAVLALFSGIQWLGVRAGGASQELLSLVKAVAFLGLAAASFLLPATQGEPVTLAASGPLAQGSALLVGAVLALQAVITTFDGWASPVYFAEEFSEPARDLPRSLIGGVLAVLGLYLLINAALLHVLPMQTLSAASLPAADAARSLMGPKGAQVITAVALVSLLGLINTVVMAAPRILYGLSRDRLMPAFLTEVNSGGTPVAALLLTSGCAALLVLAGSFDHLLGMGAFLYVGLPLSGIAAQFQLRRQQPNLPRPFLSWGYPLTPVLVGAGSLAFLIGALASDTADSLLALALVGLGAIAGELWRQPQPSGAS from the coding sequence GTGTTGGGCTTGGCCTTCGGCCTGGCAGGGTCGGTGGGAGGCACGATCGGCGCCGGCATCCTGCGCACGCCAGGTCTAGTGGCTACCCAACTCGGCACACCATCTCTGGTGCTTGGCGCCTGGCTGCTGGGGGGGATCTATGCCCTCATGGGGGCCATCTGCATCGCCGAACTGGCGGCCAGCCTCCCCCGGGCCGGCGGGTGGTACGTATATGCCGAGCAAGCCTTCGGCCGCCGCGCCGGCTGGCTGGTGGGCTTCACCGACTGGCTCGCCCACTGCATCGGCCTGGCCTGGGTGGCCACCACCGTGGGCGAACTGGTGTCGGAGCTCATGCCCTGGCCTGCGCAGGCCATCGGCCTGGCCGTGCTGGCCCTGTTCAGTGGCATCCAATGGCTGGGTGTGCGGGCCGGTGGGGCCAGCCAGGAGCTGCTCAGCCTGGTGAAAGCCGTTGCGTTTCTGGGCCTGGCGGCCGCCAGTTTTCTCCTCCCCGCCACCCAAGGAGAGCCCGTGACCCTGGCTGCATCGGGCCCGTTAGCCCAGGGGTCGGCCCTACTAGTCGGAGCGGTGTTGGCCCTACAGGCCGTGATCACCACCTTCGATGGCTGGGCCTCACCGGTGTATTTCGCTGAGGAATTCAGTGAGCCCGCCCGGGACTTACCTCGCTCCCTCATCGGTGGCGTGTTGGCCGTGCTGGGGCTCTATCTACTGATCAATGCAGCGCTGTTGCACGTGTTGCCGATGCAAACCCTCAGCGCGGCGAGCCTCCCCGCAGCCGATGCGGCCCGCAGCCTGATGGGCCCAAAGGGAGCTCAGGTCATCACCGCCGTGGCGCTGGTGTCCTTACTGGGGCTGATCAACACCGTGGTGATGGCGGCACCACGGATCCTGTATGGCCTGAGCCGGGATCGGCTGATGCCGGCCTTTCTCACCGAGGTGAACAGCGGCGGCACCCCCGTAGCCGCCCTGCTGCTCACCAGTGGCTGCGCGGCCTTGCTGGTGCTGGCTGGATCGTTTGATCATCTCCTGGGCATGGGTGCCTTCCTGTATGTGGGCCTACCCCTGAGCGGCATCGCTGCCCAGTTCCAGCTACGCCGGCAGCAGCCCAACCTGCCGCGGCCGTTCCTGAGCTGGGGCTATCCGCTCACCCCGGTGCTTGTGGGTGCCGGCTCCCTGGCCTTCCTGATCGGAGCACTGGCGAGCGACACAGCCGACTCACTCTTGGCTCTGGCGCTCGTGGGCCTGGGGGCCATCGCCGGTGAGCTGTGGCGCCAGCCTCAACCATCAGGCGCGAGCTGA